AATCAATTTTGGATAAAGGTACTTTTTCTGCTCTCCAGGCTGAACGGTAGTCAAAGAAGACTCTACAGGCTGACGGTTAGCCTTTGCATAATTGCTTGGAGAAGTAAAGAATCGGATCACAACGATACTGGTAATTCCAGCAAAGAATGACACTTCAATAAATCCGGCATTTAAAATCAGCATAAGCAGCACATTAAACAAAAGAATACCAAGTGCTGTTCCTGCCAGGTTAAATAATTTTATCAAATACTTTCACTCCCAGAATAATCTAGTATCAGTTTCTCATAATTTGATGAACCATACCATAGAAAAATAGCAGATCAAGTTAGTTGTAAGCGTTTGCTTTCTGAATTTGTGAAAAACTTATGATGAATGGGTTGTCACGCTGTATTTGCAGGGCTATAATTGTCCGTATATCAAAAACATATGTATGCTCAAAAAGAACAAAGCAGTGAAAGCAGGTGTGTAAGATGGAAAAGCAAATCAATGTTGGAATGTTAGGTTTTGGAACAGTCGGAAGTGGTGTGGCAACCATGATCAGGGAAAATGAAAAGCAACTATCACAAAAACTTGGTGCCGCTGTAAAAATCAAAAAAATTGCAGTAAGAAATATTGAAAAAAACCGTGATGCAGATATTAATGGAAGTGAGTTAACAACTGATATAAATGATGTAATCCAGGATGACTCAATTCAAGTGATCGTAGAAGTAATGGGTGGAATTGAAGAAGCGCATCAGGCAATTGAAAAAGCATTGAAAGCCAGTAAAGCAGTCATTACAGCTAATAAAGATCTGATGGCGCTTCACGGTCATTCTTTATTGAAGCTAGCTGAGGAGCATCAGGCAGATCTTTATTACGAAGCAAGTGTTGCAGGGGGTATACCGATTATCAGAACGCTTGAAGATGGCCTTGCATCAGACCGGATATCCACTATCATGGGGATTGTAAACGGAACAACGAATTACATTTTGACAAAGATGAAAGAAGAAGGCTGGAGCTATGAGCACGCTCTAAAAGAAGCACAGGCGCTTGGATTTGCCGAAAGCGATCCGACTTCAGATGTTGAAGGGCTGGATGCTGCAAGAAAAATGGCGATTCTCGCTACACTTGCCTTTTCGATGGAAGTTTACCTCGATGATGTTGAAGTGACAGGTATGACTAACATTACTGCAGAGGATATGGCACTTGCTGAGCAATTTGGCTATAGTGTGAAAATGCTTGGTTTTGCTGAAAAAGATGAAGATGGTGTAGATGTTGCAGTTGAGCCGGTATTTTTGAGGTCCTCACATCCACTTGCTGCTGTCAGAAACGAATATAATGCTGTTTATGTATACGGAGATGCAGTCGGTGAAACGATGTTTTATGGACCCGGAGCGGGATCAATGCCTACAGCTACGTCAGTTGTGTCAGATGTCATTGCTGCCTGCAGAAACATTTTACTTGGTGTAGCGGGTGCGAGACATATTGATTATGTGAATGACCGCCAAATCAAAAAAGAGGATCAGCAGCATGCCCAGTTTTTCCACAGGCTGCTTGTAAAAGATAAAATCGGTGTATTTTCCTCATTAACTGATATTTACGGG
This region of Jeotgalibacillus malaysiensis genomic DNA includes:
- a CDS encoding homoserine dehydrogenase, whose protein sequence is MEKQINVGMLGFGTVGSGVATMIRENEKQLSQKLGAAVKIKKIAVRNIEKNRDADINGSELTTDINDVIQDDSIQVIVEVMGGIEEAHQAIEKALKASKAVITANKDLMALHGHSLLKLAEEHQADLYYEASVAGGIPIIRTLEDGLASDRISTIMGIVNGTTNYILTKMKEEGWSYEHALKEAQALGFAESDPTSDVEGLDAARKMAILATLAFSMEVYLDDVEVTGMTNITAEDMALAEQFGYSVKMLGFAEKDEDGVDVAVEPVFLRSSHPLAAVRNEYNAVYVYGDAVGETMFYGPGAGSMPTATSVVSDVIAACRNILLGVAGARHIDYVNDRQIKKEDQQHAQFFHRLLVKDKIGVFSSLTDIYGKYEASLSSIIQRPGEAEGEAEVILITHPVSRKNHHKIIEELNGSDVVKSIISQYRVEGGDR